The stretch of DNA TTACTAGTAACCTTTTCTTCTCCTGTATTCATAAGTAAGAAACAACCTGTTCCATAGGTATTTTTAGCTGATCCTTTTTCAAAACAAGCTTGACCAAATAATGCTGCTTGTTGGTCTCCAGCAATACCAGCTATAGGTACTCTGTATCCACCTTTACCTCCAAGGTTAGTGTATCCATAAACTTCTGAACAATTTCTAACCTCTGGTAACATTGACTTTGGAATTCCTAAAGTTTCTAATATTTTTTCATCCCATTTTAATTCATTTATATTGTAAAGCATTGTTCTTGAAGCATTTGTGTAATCAGTTATATGAACTTTTCCCCCAGTAAGCTTCCAAACAAGCCATGTATCTACTGTACCAAAAAGAAGTTCTCCTCTTTCTGCTTTTTCTCTTGCACCTTCAACATTATCTAAAATCCATTTAATTTTAGTTCCTGAAAAATAAGCATCTATTATAAGACCTGTAGCCTCTTTTACATATTCACTTAATCCTTCTTGTTCTTTTAACTTATCACAAATTCCTGCTGTTCTTCTACATTGCCAAACAATTGCATTATATACAGGCTCTCCAGTATTCTTGTCCCAAACAATTGTTGTTTCTCTTTGATTTGTAATACCAATAGCTGCAATCTCTTCTTGACTTATATTAGTTTTTGCCATTACTTCTTGAAGAACTCCATATTGGCTTGCCCAAATTTCCATTGGATTATGTTCTACCCAACCTTCTTTAGGATAAATTTGAGTTATTTCTTTTTGGCTTACTCCTAATATATTTTGCTCATTATCAAATATAATCGCTCTTGAACTTGTTGTTCCTTGATCTAAGGCTACAATA from Clostridium chauvoei encodes:
- the glpK gene encoding glycerol kinase GlpK; this encodes MKKYIVALDQGTTSSRAIIFDNEQNILGVSQKEITQIYPKEGWVEHNPMEIWASQYGVLQEVMAKTNISQEEIAAIGITNQRETTIVWDKNTGEPVYNAIVWQCRRTAGICDKLKEQEGLSEYVKEATGLIIDAYFSGTKIKWILDNVEGAREKAERGELLFGTVDTWLVWKLTGGKVHITDYTNASRTMLYNINELKWDEKILETLGIPKSMLPEVRNCSEVYGYTNLGGKGGYRVPIAGIAGDQQAALFGQACFEKGSAKNTYGTGCFLLMNTGEEKVTSKNGLLTTIAIGIDGKVQYALEGSVFVGGAVVQWIRDELKLVTDAQDTEYFANKVENNGGVYIVPAFVGLGAPHWDMYARGAIFGLTRGSNRNHIIRAALEAIAYQSKDVLHAMEEDAGYKIESLKVDGGASKNAFLMQFQSDIINTEVTRPIITETTALGAAYLAGLAVGYWKDKEQISKSWYVSQSFKPSIEEEERKKLYAGWKKAVSRVKDWER